The following coding sequences lie in one Saccharopolyspora hordei genomic window:
- a CDS encoding fatty acyl-CoA synthetase: MSGLRASTVADVLRRTAARVPDRVALRFVDSSGRESEWTYAELDDAVSRAAGVLLAAGATAGDRVAAYGKNSDAYLIGFLACARAGLVHVPINYNLTSGELAYLLSQSGSSVALVDPALASRVDEVRAETSVQRVVPLRDDEKSLLAQCSSGPVPELDVAVSDDDLVQLLYTSGTTSLPKGAMMTHRALLHEYLSCLVALDFAEDDQPLHVMPLYHSAQMHVFLLPYLMIGATNRLVEVPEPGDVLRRIEQERTGSFFAAPTVWVALANHADFEGRDLTSLRKAYYGASIMPGPVLQRLRSRLPELGFYNCFGQSEIAPLAAVLRPEEHEERPDSAGRPVLFVEAKVVDEQGEEVPPGESGEVVYRSPQLCTGYWDKPEETAEAFRGGWFHSGDLVRRDEEGYLYVVDRIKDVINTGGVLVASREVEDALYTHPAVGEVAVVAVPDPKWIERVVAVVVAKDEVTEAELLDHARERLAGFKVPKEVRFVPDLPRNSSGKLLKRVLREQLTA; the protein is encoded by the coding sequence ATGTCCGGTCTTCGCGCCAGCACCGTCGCCGATGTCCTGCGCCGCACCGCCGCGAGAGTCCCCGACCGGGTCGCGCTGCGGTTCGTCGACAGCTCAGGGCGGGAGTCGGAGTGGACCTACGCCGAGCTCGACGACGCGGTCAGCCGCGCGGCCGGGGTGCTGCTGGCCGCGGGCGCGACCGCGGGCGACCGGGTCGCCGCCTACGGCAAGAACTCCGACGCCTACCTGATCGGCTTCCTCGCCTGCGCGCGGGCCGGTCTGGTGCACGTGCCGATCAACTACAACCTGACCTCGGGCGAGCTCGCCTACCTGCTGTCGCAGTCGGGCAGCAGCGTCGCGCTGGTGGACCCGGCGTTGGCGAGCAGGGTCGACGAGGTCCGGGCGGAGACCTCGGTGCAGCGCGTGGTCCCGCTGCGCGACGACGAGAAGTCGCTGCTGGCGCAGTGCTCGTCGGGACCGGTCCCCGAGCTCGACGTGGCCGTCTCCGACGACGACCTGGTGCAGCTGCTCTACACCTCGGGCACCACGTCGCTGCCCAAGGGCGCGATGATGACGCACCGCGCGCTGCTGCACGAGTACCTGTCCTGCCTGGTCGCCCTGGACTTCGCCGAGGACGACCAGCCGCTGCACGTGATGCCGCTGTACCACTCCGCGCAGATGCACGTGTTCCTGCTGCCGTACCTGATGATCGGCGCCACCAACCGGCTGGTGGAGGTGCCGGAGCCGGGTGACGTGCTGCGGCGCATCGAGCAGGAGCGGACCGGCTCGTTCTTCGCCGCGCCCACGGTCTGGGTGGCGCTGGCCAACCACGCCGACTTCGAAGGGCGCGACCTCACCTCGCTGCGCAAGGCCTACTACGGCGCCTCGATCATGCCCGGCCCGGTGCTGCAGCGGTTGCGGAGCCGGCTGCCGGAGCTCGGCTTCTACAACTGCTTCGGGCAGTCCGAGATCGCGCCGCTGGCGGCCGTGCTGCGGCCGGAGGAGCACGAGGAGCGGCCCGACTCGGCCGGGCGGCCCGTGCTGTTCGTGGAGGCGAAGGTCGTCGACGAGCAGGGCGAGGAGGTGCCGCCGGGGGAGTCCGGCGAGGTCGTCTACCGGTCGCCGCAGCTGTGCACCGGCTACTGGGACAAGCCGGAGGAGACCGCCGAGGCGTTCCGCGGCGGCTGGTTCCACTCCGGTGACCTGGTGCGGCGCGACGAGGAGGGCTACCTCTACGTGGTGGACCGGATCAAGGACGTGATCAACACCGGCGGTGTGCTGGTGGCCTCCCGCGAGGTGGAGGACGCGCTCTACACCCACCCGGCGGTGGGCGAGGTGGCGGTGGTCGCGGTGCCCGATCCGAAGTGGATCGAGCGGGTCGTGGCGGTCGTCGTGGCCAAGGACGAGGTGACCGAGGCGGAGCTGCTCGACCACGCCCGGGAGCGCCTGGCCGGGTTCAAGGTGCCCAAGGAGGTCCGCTTCGTGCCGGACCTGCCGCGCAACAGCTCCGGCAAGCTGCTCAAGCGCGTCCTCCGCGAGCAGCTCACCGCCTGA
- a CDS encoding methionine synthase: MTDAPWGPGIATTIGSMPGTDPVEAARTVVGELPDLTPFPELPGRGVGADVLGRTAGLLVDLAVEVVPSGYRVAGRPGRDQQRAVDLLRWDLDAVEQAVAEKGAPRAVKVQAAGPWTLAAGIELPRGHRVLTDHGALRDFTASLTEGLREHIAQVADRTGSRVVVQLDEPVLPAVLAGSLPTPSGYGTVPAVPEPEAQRLLAEVVEPLTAAAGTPVVVHCCASRPPVALLRRAGAGAIALDASGLGDVSGDLADELGEAWEEGTTLFLGLVPSTEPADAALRSLARPAFDLASRLGFAREVLAERSVPTPTCGLAGATPSWARRAISLTTDLAKLFTDEAEQ, from the coding sequence GTGACTGACGCACCTTGGGGGCCGGGGATCGCCACCACCATCGGGTCGATGCCCGGCACGGATCCGGTGGAGGCCGCGCGCACCGTCGTCGGCGAGCTGCCCGACCTGACCCCGTTCCCGGAACTGCCGGGGCGCGGAGTGGGCGCCGACGTCCTGGGCCGGACCGCGGGCCTGCTGGTGGACCTCGCGGTCGAGGTCGTGCCGTCCGGGTACCGGGTGGCCGGCCGCCCGGGGCGTGACCAGCAGCGCGCCGTCGACCTGCTGCGCTGGGACCTGGACGCGGTGGAGCAGGCGGTCGCCGAGAAGGGCGCCCCGCGCGCGGTGAAGGTGCAGGCGGCGGGCCCGTGGACGCTCGCCGCGGGCATCGAGCTGCCCCGCGGGCACCGGGTGCTCACCGACCACGGCGCGCTGCGCGACTTCACCGCGTCGCTGACCGAAGGTCTGCGCGAGCACATCGCGCAGGTCGCCGACCGCACCGGCTCCCGCGTGGTGGTGCAGCTCGACGAACCCGTGCTGCCCGCGGTGCTGGCGGGGTCGCTGCCCACGCCGTCCGGCTACGGCACGGTCCCCGCCGTCCCGGAACCCGAGGCGCAGCGCCTGCTCGCCGAGGTCGTCGAGCCGCTCACCGCGGCAGCCGGGACGCCGGTGGTCGTGCACTGCTGCGCGTCCCGCCCACCGGTGGCGCTGCTGCGCCGCGCGGGCGCGGGCGCGATCGCGCTGGACGCCTCCGGCCTCGGCGACGTCTCCGGGGACCTGGCCGACGAGCTCGGCGAGGCCTGGGAAGAGGGCACCACGCTGTTCCTCGGCCTGGTGCCCAGCACCGAACCGGCCGACGCCGCGCTGCGCAGCCTCGCGCGACCGGCCTTCGACCTGGCCTCCCGCCTCGGCTTCGCCCGCGAGGTCCTCGCCGAGCGCAGCGTGCCCACCCCGACCTGCGGCCTCGCCGGCGCGACCCCGTCCTGGGCCCGCCGCGCGATCAGCCTCACCACCGACCTCGCCAAGCTCTTCACCGACGAAGCCGAGCAGTAG
- a CDS encoding amino acid-binding protein encodes MSFLIRVQIPDQPGTLGSVASALGEIGADILSVDVVERGGGVAIDDLVVELPSGRLPDVLITAAESVDGVTVDAVRPYAGVLDTHRELELVEEIAAEPSRGLQIFAEGVPKIIRSGWAMVFGHRSGGAEQLAASTSAPQEGYLELPWLPLARASILDGDDTWVPETWRELGTELAATPIGKPDRVLLAGRPGGPMFRAAELARLAHLAGIVAVVLDS; translated from the coding sequence GTGTCCTTCCTCATCCGGGTGCAGATTCCGGACCAGCCGGGCACCCTCGGCTCGGTGGCGAGCGCGCTCGGCGAGATCGGTGCCGACATCCTCAGCGTGGACGTCGTCGAGCGGGGCGGCGGCGTGGCGATCGACGACCTGGTGGTGGAGCTGCCCTCCGGGCGCCTGCCGGACGTGCTGATCACCGCGGCCGAGTCCGTCGACGGGGTCACGGTCGACGCGGTCCGCCCCTACGCGGGCGTCCTGGACACCCACCGCGAGCTCGAGCTGGTCGAGGAGATCGCCGCCGAGCCGAGCCGCGGCCTGCAGATCTTCGCCGAAGGCGTTCCCAAGATCATCCGATCGGGGTGGGCGATGGTCTTCGGGCACCGTTCGGGCGGTGCCGAGCAGCTGGCGGCGAGCACGTCCGCCCCGCAGGAGGGCTACCTCGAACTGCCGTGGCTGCCCCTGGCGCGCGCGTCGATCCTCGACGGCGACGACACCTGGGTGCCCGAGACCTGGCGGGAGCTGGGCACCGAACTCGCGGCGACCCCCATCGGCAAGCCGGACCGCGTCCTGCTGGCGGGCCGTCCGGGCGGCCCGATGTTCCGCGCCGCCGAACTCGCCCGCCTCGCCCACCTCGCCGGCATCGTCGCCGTCGTCCTCGACAGCTGA
- a CDS encoding DUF6461 domain-containing protein: MGSYCVSEIERAGWVRRSIIQEAACLTFVRGGDLAHVAEAFGAVASSGRELDIDEFCEEAFANQEKYPMVALKQLGDWVLVVEDGGEQGRRPEVLRRAAESTAVSVFWDGSGLTRFSHAARGELRTAFEAVLPEFREGTDPDGLEELRVDLPWSQADPVALMLALAGRITGLPASPGWLAGPLRTFAVAPWPDDLVAVAEPLDHVAGYPPELAAALRSAGEQQLRRAAVAVAQQVALTADCADHPVLRRTLGRLSCGAPVDHGELAAAVRELSWRSVLDRPCSTVRVQLRAAEAVRLATHPDPLTALTGVLGAARQVRGVEVGALVDLVRAELAR, encoded by the coding sequence GTGGGCAGCTACTGCGTCAGTGAGATCGAGCGCGCCGGGTGGGTGCGGCGCAGCATCATCCAGGAAGCGGCGTGCCTCACGTTCGTGCGCGGTGGCGATCTCGCCCACGTGGCCGAGGCGTTCGGGGCGGTCGCGTCGTCCGGTCGCGAGCTCGACATCGACGAGTTCTGCGAAGAGGCGTTCGCCAACCAGGAGAAGTACCCGATGGTCGCGCTCAAGCAGCTCGGCGACTGGGTGCTGGTCGTGGAGGACGGCGGTGAGCAGGGGCGGCGGCCCGAAGTGCTGCGGCGAGCGGCGGAGTCCACGGCGGTGTCGGTGTTCTGGGACGGCAGCGGCCTGACCCGGTTCTCGCACGCCGCCCGCGGTGAGCTGCGCACCGCGTTCGAGGCGGTGCTGCCCGAGTTCCGCGAGGGCACCGACCCCGACGGGCTGGAGGAGCTGCGCGTCGACCTGCCGTGGTCGCAGGCCGACCCGGTGGCGCTGATGCTGGCGCTGGCCGGGCGGATCACCGGGCTGCCGGCCAGCCCCGGGTGGCTGGCCGGGCCGCTGCGCACCTTCGCGGTCGCCCCGTGGCCGGACGACCTGGTCGCGGTGGCCGAGCCGCTGGACCACGTCGCCGGGTACCCGCCGGAGCTGGCCGCCGCGCTGCGCTCGGCCGGTGAGCAGCAGCTGCGGCGGGCCGCGGTGGCCGTCGCCCAGCAGGTGGCGCTCACCGCCGACTGCGCCGACCACCCCGTGCTCCGCCGCACCCTGGGCCGCCTGAGCTGCGGCGCTCCGGTCGACCACGGCGAACTCGCCGCCGCGGTGCGGGAGCTGTCCTGGCGGAGCGTCCTCGACCGGCCGTGCAGCACGGTCCGCGTGCAGCTGCGCGCGGCGGAGGCGGTGCGCCTGGCCACCCACCCCGACCCGCTCACCGCGCTGACCGGGGTGCTCGGCGCGGCGCGGCAGGTGCGCGGCGTGGAGGTCGGTGCGCTGGTGGACCTGGTGCGCGCGGAACTGGCGCGGTGA
- a CDS encoding AAA family ATPase, with protein MYFLAGVAKYEGESLQNLESVPEELARMRSLLERLGFTDGAPSDLRGAEEISPLAMRKALSDWATQHDDGEERTVVIYCTGHGEVPDWAPSGWFLVDRDYLADPLGNRLDPADLLEQFARVHAATDVLLVLDACMSGQGAVDSLSKALKRWETLTENCNVQVIASARPVEEAGQLRFVSAFERALDHEPQGNEYIDLLRLIGEVNEELGGEQQSSVLATPQVGRCRVLPNPKHMPRRAPDWLAGDLAVWSAPARGVTEPNEPGWFFTGRDSALADLVTTLDEERSSGGPCLVVGSPGTGKTALLARLYLAGHEKHRPLLPLVAREGLLPPEQSVHAAVSFADQPLSLDRLSEELARQLGVPEASGDIEELVSALARKGEHVGIVLDDVHRCPEFSQLFELVLRPLARLRNVRLVCSADSAERLEGWAYRIIDLDEPQHADDRELRAYIRDRLLRTPGSPFAGDERRAEELADRTLPFCARNYAVAAECTKVLLRASTDLERAVARRAAVVTDSLLRRAIGTEDAHVLVKPLRIAPTEWLPRSVWSRVVSADPNISREYSGSEIEDVARSGRAFLERSTNEDGEPCWRLRTPLEPGGVSHRSTLATLYNAAFPDGSPRWDRVDPALARLLVRQAQRDSSDLRRLLEDTSFLTHVAPQPDLGPAAVESGMRDLVNLWFEVHRRALDPDRRAALTTILAAHRGLPASGPAPRIGPVELTWAVRYADDVHGATGLVTASGWAATSHDDGSMRLWSLASLSEPEQLSCLGPGEFAVRDMAMTSVGGDPVVAAVRWNGEVLVWWPKREKTTLLSSERGPDPKQIGLTSAGVVLGRQREVEVIDVDTQASRRRWRLQHLRLTAVRAIEDGGFVVGTADGAVVWRSADRVMMQRHDAAIAGLAVSSSGRVIAAHSEDGRISVRDAHTGRLVLDVASPGATRLAVSDDWLAVVHDDPSPRCVLHDLAATAPTIEVPMPEGPVAAAFLENHGDQGVLIAAKNGFARLTMGAATRDQVER; from the coding sequence GTGTACTTCCTCGCGGGGGTTGCGAAGTACGAGGGTGAGTCCCTGCAGAACCTGGAGAGCGTTCCTGAAGAACTCGCCCGGATGCGCAGTCTCCTGGAACGGTTGGGATTCACCGACGGCGCGCCTTCGGACTTGAGGGGCGCTGAGGAGATCTCGCCGCTGGCCATGCGGAAGGCTCTGAGCGATTGGGCCACCCAACACGATGACGGTGAAGAGCGCACCGTCGTGATCTACTGCACGGGCCACGGGGAAGTCCCGGATTGGGCCCCGAGCGGGTGGTTCCTCGTTGACCGTGACTACCTGGCCGATCCCCTCGGGAACCGCTTGGACCCTGCAGACCTGCTCGAGCAGTTCGCTCGGGTGCACGCGGCGACCGACGTGCTTCTCGTGCTCGACGCGTGCATGAGCGGGCAGGGGGCTGTGGACAGCCTGTCGAAGGCGCTGAAGCGCTGGGAGACCCTGACCGAGAACTGCAACGTTCAAGTCATCGCGTCCGCTCGGCCGGTGGAAGAAGCCGGACAGCTCCGTTTCGTGTCGGCTTTCGAGCGAGCACTTGACCACGAGCCCCAGGGGAACGAGTACATCGACCTCCTCCGGCTGATCGGTGAGGTGAACGAGGAGCTCGGAGGGGAACAGCAGAGCAGCGTGCTCGCCACGCCTCAGGTGGGACGGTGCCGTGTCCTGCCCAACCCCAAGCACATGCCTCGAAGAGCGCCGGATTGGCTGGCCGGCGACCTAGCAGTCTGGAGCGCTCCTGCTCGTGGGGTAACAGAGCCCAACGAACCCGGTTGGTTCTTCACCGGCCGAGACAGCGCCCTGGCCGACCTCGTCACCACATTGGACGAAGAGCGTTCGAGCGGCGGACCGTGCCTCGTGGTCGGGAGTCCGGGCACCGGGAAGACAGCGCTCTTGGCCAGGTTGTACCTCGCTGGCCATGAGAAACACCGTCCGCTTCTGCCGCTGGTGGCGAGGGAGGGCTTGCTCCCTCCGGAACAGAGCGTGCATGCCGCCGTCAGTTTCGCCGACCAGCCGCTGTCCCTCGACCGGCTCAGCGAGGAGCTCGCGCGGCAGCTGGGAGTTCCAGAGGCGAGTGGAGACATCGAGGAGCTGGTGTCCGCACTCGCGCGGAAGGGAGAGCACGTCGGGATCGTGCTCGACGACGTGCACCGTTGTCCGGAGTTCTCGCAGTTGTTCGAGCTGGTGTTGCGACCGCTGGCACGACTCCGGAACGTGCGGTTGGTGTGCAGTGCAGACTCGGCCGAACGGCTGGAGGGCTGGGCGTACCGCATCATCGACCTGGACGAACCGCAGCACGCGGATGACCGTGAACTGCGCGCGTACATCCGCGACCGGCTGCTCCGCACGCCTGGTTCTCCGTTCGCGGGAGACGAGAGGCGAGCAGAGGAGCTGGCGGACCGCACGCTGCCGTTCTGCGCGCGCAACTACGCAGTCGCGGCTGAGTGCACGAAGGTGTTGCTCCGCGCGTCGACCGACCTCGAGCGCGCGGTAGCACGAAGAGCTGCAGTGGTCACCGACTCGCTGCTGCGGCGGGCGATCGGCACCGAGGACGCCCACGTCCTGGTGAAACCGCTCCGCATTGCCCCCACGGAATGGTTGCCCCGTTCGGTGTGGTCGCGAGTCGTGTCGGCCGACCCGAACATCTCGCGCGAGTACAGCGGGAGCGAGATCGAGGACGTGGCGCGATCGGGTCGTGCGTTCCTGGAACGATCGACGAACGAGGACGGTGAACCGTGTTGGCGTCTGCGCACACCGCTTGAGCCGGGCGGTGTGAGTCACCGGAGCACGCTTGCCACCTTGTACAACGCTGCGTTCCCGGACGGCTCGCCACGATGGGACCGGGTGGATCCGGCTCTAGCCCGTCTGCTCGTGCGTCAAGCCCAGCGAGACTCCAGCGATCTTCGGAGGTTGCTGGAGGACACGTCGTTCCTGACGCATGTCGCCCCGCAGCCGGACCTCGGTCCCGCCGCAGTGGAAAGTGGCATGCGCGACCTGGTGAACCTGTGGTTCGAGGTGCACCGGAGGGCTCTCGACCCCGATCGCAGAGCGGCTCTCACCACAATCCTGGCAGCGCATCGCGGTCTTCCCGCGAGTGGTCCTGCCCCGCGGATCGGACCTGTCGAACTGACCTGGGCCGTCCGGTACGCCGATGATGTCCACGGGGCGACCGGGCTCGTCACTGCATCTGGCTGGGCAGCCACGAGCCACGATGACGGCTCCATGCGGCTGTGGTCCCTGGCATCCCTCAGCGAACCGGAACAGCTCTCGTGTTTAGGGCCCGGCGAGTTCGCGGTACGGGACATGGCGATGACATCGGTCGGGGGCGATCCGGTCGTCGCCGCGGTCAGGTGGAACGGCGAAGTGCTCGTCTGGTGGCCGAAGCGCGAGAAGACGACGCTACTCAGCTCAGAGCGCGGCCCTGATCCGAAGCAGATCGGGCTGACCAGCGCGGGAGTCGTCCTCGGCAGGCAGCGCGAAGTCGAGGTGATCGACGTCGACACGCAGGCATCTCGGCGGCGCTGGCGTCTTCAGCACTTGCGGCTCACCGCGGTCCGAGCCATCGAAGATGGTGGTTTCGTCGTGGGCACGGCGGACGGTGCTGTTGTGTGGCGCAGCGCCGACCGCGTGATGATGCAGCGTCACGACGCTGCCATCGCCGGACTGGCGGTCTCGAGCAGCGGCCGGGTCATCGCCGCCCACAGCGAAGACGGCCGGATCTCGGTGCGCGATGCCCACACGGGGCGGTTGGTCCTGGATGTTGCATCCCCTGGGGCAACGCGCTTGGCGGTCAGCGACGACTGGCTCGCCGTCGTGCACGACGACCCGTCGCCACGCTGTGTCCTGCACGATCTTGCCGCTACCGCTCCGACGATCGAGGTACCGATGCCGGAAGGGCCGGTTGCAGCCGCTTTTCTGGAGAACCATGGGGACCAAGGGGTGTTGATCGCGGCCAAGAACGGATTCGCGAGGTTGACGATGGGCGCCGCAACGAGGGACCAGGTGGAGCGGTGA
- the ligA gene encoding NAD-dependent DNA ligase LigA translates to MPTDPAAGQAAEGVEDVPADVRERYAELAEEVRGHQFRYYVLDSPTISDGEFDELFAELQRLESEHPALRAPDSPTQVVGGTFSTEFTPVAHLERMLSLDNAFSTEELTAWVERVEREVGSDAHYLCELKIDGLAINLLYRDGRLERALTRGDGRTGEDVTLNVRTMGDVPEQLTGTDEYPVPALVEVRGEVFFRVDEFADLNARLVEAGKPPFANPRNAAAGSLRQKDPRITRSRPLRMICHGLGKREGFEPQRQSESYAALKAWGLPVSRHTVVLSSVAEIVEHIDHWGKHRDSAEHEIDGIVIKVDEVPLQRRLGATSRAPRWAIAYKYPPEQATTTLLDIQVNVGRTGRVTPFAVMEPVKVAGSTVSMATLHNADEVRRKGVLIGDRVVIRKAGDVIPEVLGPVVDVRTGEEREFEMPATCPECGWELKQQKEGDVDLRCPNAQGCPGQKRERLFYLASRKVLDIDALGYEAAGALLSAGVVEDEGDLFDLDEAKLLKTPLFTTKEGNLSANGQKLLANLETAKEKPLWRVLVALSIRHVGPTAAQALAREFGSLDRIEAASEEELAAADGVGPTIASAVREWFAADWHQEIVRKWRAAGVRMADERDESVPRTLQGLSIVVTGTLQGFSRDEAKELIMARGGRAAGSVSKKTAFVVVGDSPGSKYDKAVQLGVPVLDEDGFRVLLDQGSEAAAEVALPAEG, encoded by the coding sequence GTGCCGACCGACCCCGCCGCCGGCCAGGCGGCCGAGGGCGTCGAGGACGTGCCCGCTGACGTGCGCGAGCGCTACGCGGAGCTGGCCGAGGAAGTCCGCGGCCACCAGTTCCGCTACTACGTGCTCGACTCGCCGACCATCTCCGACGGCGAGTTCGACGAGCTGTTCGCCGAGCTGCAGCGGCTGGAGTCCGAGCACCCTGCCCTGCGGGCACCGGACTCGCCGACGCAGGTCGTCGGCGGCACCTTCTCCACCGAGTTCACCCCGGTCGCGCACCTCGAGCGGATGCTGAGCCTGGACAACGCGTTCAGCACCGAGGAGCTCACGGCCTGGGTCGAGCGCGTCGAGCGCGAGGTGGGCAGCGACGCGCACTACCTGTGCGAGCTGAAGATCGACGGCCTGGCGATCAACCTGCTGTACCGGGACGGGCGGCTGGAGCGGGCGCTGACCCGCGGTGACGGCCGCACCGGTGAGGACGTCACGCTCAACGTGCGCACCATGGGCGACGTGCCCGAGCAGCTGACCGGCACCGACGAGTACCCGGTGCCCGCGCTGGTCGAGGTGCGCGGCGAGGTGTTCTTCCGCGTCGACGAGTTCGCCGACCTCAACGCCCGGCTGGTGGAGGCGGGCAAGCCGCCGTTCGCCAACCCGCGCAACGCCGCCGCCGGCTCGCTGCGGCAGAAGGACCCGCGGATCACCCGGTCCCGTCCGCTGCGGATGATCTGCCACGGCCTCGGCAAGCGCGAGGGCTTCGAGCCGCAGCGGCAGTCCGAGTCCTACGCGGCGCTCAAGGCGTGGGGGCTGCCGGTGTCCCGCCACACCGTCGTGCTGTCCAGCGTCGCGGAGATCGTCGAGCACATCGACCACTGGGGCAAGCACCGCGACTCCGCCGAGCACGAGATCGACGGCATCGTCATCAAGGTCGACGAGGTGCCGCTGCAGCGCCGCCTCGGCGCCACCTCCCGCGCCCCGCGCTGGGCCATCGCCTACAAGTACCCGCCCGAGCAGGCCACCACGACGTTGCTCGACATCCAGGTCAACGTCGGCCGCACCGGCCGGGTCACGCCGTTCGCGGTCATGGAGCCGGTCAAGGTCGCCGGGTCCACGGTGTCGATGGCGACCCTGCACAACGCCGACGAGGTGCGTCGCAAGGGCGTGCTCATCGGTGACCGCGTGGTCATCCGCAAGGCCGGCGACGTGATCCCCGAGGTGCTCGGCCCGGTGGTCGACGTGCGCACCGGCGAGGAGCGGGAGTTCGAGATGCCCGCGACCTGCCCGGAGTGCGGGTGGGAGCTCAAGCAGCAGAAGGAGGGCGACGTCGACCTGCGCTGCCCGAACGCCCAGGGCTGCCCCGGGCAGAAGCGCGAGCGGCTGTTCTACCTGGCCAGCCGCAAGGTGCTGGACATCGACGCGCTGGGCTACGAGGCGGCGGGGGCGCTGCTGTCCGCCGGGGTGGTCGAGGACGAGGGCGACCTGTTCGACCTCGACGAGGCGAAGCTGCTCAAGACGCCGCTGTTCACCACCAAGGAGGGCAACCTCTCGGCCAACGGCCAGAAGCTGCTGGCCAACCTGGAGACGGCCAAGGAGAAGCCGCTGTGGCGGGTGCTGGTGGCGCTGTCCATCCGGCACGTCGGCCCGACGGCGGCGCAGGCGCTGGCCCGCGAGTTCGGGTCGCTGGACCGGATCGAGGCGGCGTCCGAGGAGGAGCTGGCGGCCGCCGACGGGGTGGGGCCGACCATCGCCTCCGCGGTGCGCGAGTGGTTCGCGGCGGACTGGCACCAGGAGATCGTGCGCAAGTGGCGGGCCGCCGGGGTGCGGATGGCCGACGAGCGCGACGAGTCGGTCCCGCGCACCCTGCAGGGCCTGTCGATCGTGGTCACCGGCACCCTGCAGGGCTTCTCCCGGGACGAGGCCAAGGAGCTGATCATGGCGCGCGGCGGCCGCGCGGCCGGGTCGGTGTCGAAGAAGACGGCGTTCGTGGTGGTCGGTGACTCGCCGGGGTCGAAGTACGACAAGGCGGTGCAGCTCGGGGTGCCGGTGCTGGACGAGGACGGCTTCCGCGTGCTGCTCGACCAGGGCTCGGAGGCGGCGGCCGAGGTCGCCCTGCCCGCGGAGGGGTGA
- a CDS encoding GNAT family N-acetyltransferase — protein sequence MSVRDGGIGARTSIRVARPAEHAAIGEICVRAYAEAGSLPTDVDYASVLRDAADRAERAELLVAVHGDRPVGTVTVVHPGTPYAEISRPGELEFRMLAVAPEAMGGGVGRALVQAVVDRARERRRERVVLCVNETSETPQRLYRSLGFERCPDRDWSPAPSVHLLAYAMEL from the coding sequence GTGTCGGTGCGGGACGGCGGGATCGGCGCCCGGACCTCGATCCGGGTGGCCCGGCCCGCCGAGCACGCGGCGATCGGCGAGATCTGCGTCCGCGCCTACGCCGAGGCGGGGAGCCTGCCGACCGACGTCGACTACGCCTCGGTGCTGCGCGACGCCGCCGACCGCGCGGAGCGCGCCGAGCTGCTCGTCGCGGTCCACGGTGACCGGCCGGTCGGCACGGTCACCGTGGTGCACCCCGGCACGCCGTACGCCGAGATCTCCCGGCCGGGCGAGCTGGAGTTCCGGATGCTGGCGGTGGCGCCGGAGGCGATGGGCGGCGGCGTCGGCCGCGCCCTGGTGCAGGCGGTCGTCGACCGTGCCCGCGAGCGCCGCCGGGAGCGGGTGGTGCTGTGCGTGAACGAGACGTCGGAGACGCCCCAGCGCCTCTACCGCAGCCTCGGCTTCGAGCGCTGCCCGGACCGCGACTGGTCCCCGGCCCCGAGCGTCCACCTCCTGGCCTACGCCATGGAGCTTTGA
- the gatC gene encoding Asp-tRNA(Asn)/Glu-tRNA(Gln) amidotransferase subunit GatC, whose translation MSKISRDEVAHLAGLARLAVTEAELDTFAGQLDQILDAVAKVGEVAADDIPPTTHAVPVTNVFREDEVRPGLTREQALAAAPAAEEDRFRVPRILTEEA comes from the coding sequence GTGTCCAAGATCTCCCGCGACGAGGTCGCACACCTCGCCGGCCTGGCGCGGCTGGCCGTCACCGAGGCCGAGCTCGACACCTTCGCCGGCCAGCTCGACCAGATCCTCGATGCGGTGGCCAAGGTGGGCGAGGTCGCTGCGGACGACATCCCGCCCACGACCCACGCCGTTCCGGTGACCAACGTCTTCCGCGAGGACGAGGTGCGGCCGGGCTTGACGCGCGAGCAGGCGCTCGCTGCGGCGCCCGCCGCTGAAGAGGACCGGTTCCGCGTGCCACGGATTCTCACCGAGGAGGCCTGA